Proteins from a single region of Chanodichthys erythropterus isolate Z2021 chromosome 13, ASM2448905v1, whole genome shotgun sequence:
- the f11r.1 gene encoding F11 receptor, tandem duplicate 1 isoform X2: MLTFVFVCLSLSVTGLHAAFTVTVANPSVKVKENEGVDLKCSYTADFGATPRVEWKFKDLKGSQSFIYFDNKPTAQYANRITVYNGGLRFEKVTRADTGDYDCEVSGNGGYDEKTIKLTVLVPPSKPVSRIPSSVTTGSNVLLTCFDNVGSPPPTYKWYKDNTPLPDDPSKFPTFKNLTYKMNVFNGNLEFPSVSKLDIGSYFCEANNGEGAPQRSDAVKMDVRDLNVGGIVAGVIVALLAVGLILFALWFATKKGYMPKMKER; encoded by the exons ATGTTGACCTTCGTCTTTGTGTGCCTCTCTCTTTCAGTCACAG GCCTACATGCCGCTTTTACGGTTACCGTTGCTAATCCCTCAGTGAAAGTGAAAGAGAATGAGG gagTTGACTTGAAATGTTCCTACACCGCTGACTTTGGAGCAACACCCAGAGTAGAATGGAAGTTCAAGGATCTCAAGGGCTCTCAGTCATTCATTTACTTTGATAACAAGCCAACTG CTCAGTATGCAAACCGTATCACTGTGTATAATGGAGGGCTGAGATTTGAAAAAGTGACACGAGCAGACACTGGAGACTATGACTGTGAAGTGTCTGGAAATGGTGGATATGACGAGAAGACAATCAAACTCACTGTCCTTG TGCCTCCTTCCAAGCCTGTATCCAGAATTCCTTCTTCAGTCACAACAGGCAGTAATGTCCTTCTGACCTGCTTCGACAATGTTGGATCTCCCCCACCCACCTATAAGTGGTACAAAGACAACACTCCCCTCCCTGATGATCCCAGCAAGTTCCCCACATTTAAAAACCTTACCTACAAGATGAACGTTTTCAATGGAAACCTG GAGTTCCCGAGTGTGTCTAAGCTGGATATCGGTTCATATTTCTGTGAGGCCAATAATGGAGAAGGTGCCCCTCAGCGTAGTGATGCAGTGAAGATGGATGTCC GTGATCTAAATGTTGGTGGCATTGTTGCGGGAGTTATTGTGGCTTTGCTGGCAGTAGGGTTGATCCTCTTTGCTCTCTGGTTTGCCACTAAAAAGGGATATATGCCAA AAATGAAAGAAAGGTAA
- the f11r.1 gene encoding F11 receptor, tandem duplicate 1 isoform X1, producing the protein MLTFVFVCLSLSVTGLHAAFTVTVANPSVKVKENEGVDLKCSYTADFGATPRVEWKFKDLKGSQSFIYFDNKPTAQYANRITVYNGGLRFEKVTRADTGDYDCEVSGNGGYDEKTIKLTVLVPPSKPVSRIPSSVTTGSNVLLTCFDNVGSPPPTYKWYKDNTPLPDDPSKFPTFKNLTYKMNVFNGNLEFPSVSKLDIGSYFCEANNGEGAPQRSDAVKMDVRRFVKDIWKTVSDTFRINGDLNVGGIVAGVIVALLAVGLILFALWFATKKGYMPKMKER; encoded by the exons ATGTTGACCTTCGTCTTTGTGTGCCTCTCTCTTTCAGTCACAG GCCTACATGCCGCTTTTACGGTTACCGTTGCTAATCCCTCAGTGAAAGTGAAAGAGAATGAGG gagTTGACTTGAAATGTTCCTACACCGCTGACTTTGGAGCAACACCCAGAGTAGAATGGAAGTTCAAGGATCTCAAGGGCTCTCAGTCATTCATTTACTTTGATAACAAGCCAACTG CTCAGTATGCAAACCGTATCACTGTGTATAATGGAGGGCTGAGATTTGAAAAAGTGACACGAGCAGACACTGGAGACTATGACTGTGAAGTGTCTGGAAATGGTGGATATGACGAGAAGACAATCAAACTCACTGTCCTTG TGCCTCCTTCCAAGCCTGTATCCAGAATTCCTTCTTCAGTCACAACAGGCAGTAATGTCCTTCTGACCTGCTTCGACAATGTTGGATCTCCCCCACCCACCTATAAGTGGTACAAAGACAACACTCCCCTCCCTGATGATCCCAGCAAGTTCCCCACATTTAAAAACCTTACCTACAAGATGAACGTTTTCAATGGAAACCTG GAGTTCCCGAGTGTGTCTAAGCTGGATATCGGTTCATATTTCTGTGAGGCCAATAATGGAGAAGGTGCCCCTCAGCGTAGTGATGCAGTGAAGATGGATGTCC GCCGATTCGTCAAGGATATATGGAAAACAGTCAGTGATACCTTCagaataaatg GTGATCTAAATGTTGGTGGCATTGTTGCGGGAGTTATTGTGGCTTTGCTGGCAGTAGGGTTGATCCTCTTTGCTCTCTGGTTTGCCACTAAAAAGGGATATATGCCAA AAATGAAAGAAAGGTAA
- the LOC137033882 gene encoding uncharacterized protein: MQSSSSATFADIIASLAVLHREQQQALLELRGDQERCFQAILQTQQEDREAFRSWIDREVPREPTEPPAVPVHLPLNKMGPLDDPEVFLDLFERSAEACKWPRDQWSMRLVPLLSGEAQVAAQQLPVPNLLVYADLRRAIVQRVGRTPEQHRQRFRSLDLGESGRPFTLAQQLRDSCRKWLLAEGSDVDLVVDRMVLEQFITRLPKKTAEWVQCHRPTSLDSAIQLAEDHLVACQGGGEPLPAASLSPSLLSPSLSRPVPLPRSRPPGPPRVPPRGRGGTGQAPSYGPRGAGLPAAGTDPAPASPLSPRHVFSPLSATGAAGRSGPACWRCGDPDHFVDKCPVMEVGTVIRVPDEPQAAPGQAGGYQIPTDASDRGLGAVLSQEIEGEERPVLYISRKLSKREAKYSTVEKECLAIRWAVLTLRYYLLGREFTLCSDHAPLQWLHRMKDTNARITRWYLALQPFKFKVVPCSSEALVDGVNQTWREALVDSVCRTWSEALCGLFIFVVVRCTVLLLTFNKDSVSSCLSSLTTSFPTTNLNLLQGDRSRREGFFAK, encoded by the exons ATGCAATCTTCGTCCTCCGCCACATTTGCGGACATCATCGcgtccctcgcggtcctgcacCGCGAACAACAACAGGCCCTGCTGGAGTTAAGAGGCGACCAGGAGCGGTGTTTCCAAGCCATTCTACAaacccagcaggaggaccgcgaggcgttccggagctggattgaccgggaggttccccGGGAGCCCACCGAACCACCCGCTGTGCCTGTCCACCTGCCATTAAATAAGATGGGTCCACTGGATGATCCAGAGGTGTTCTTAGACCTCTTCGAGAGATCCGCGGAGGCGTGTAAATGGCCGCGGGACCAGTGGTCGATGAGGCTGGTCCCGCTCCTCTCaggagaagcacaggtggcggcaCAGCAGCTCCCCGTCCCGAACCTCCTGGTCTATGCAGACCTACGGCGGGCCATCGTCCAGCGGGTCGGTCGGACCCCGGAGCAGCACCGACAGCGCTTCCGCTCCCTCGACCTGGGTgagtccggccggcccttcACGTTGGCCCagcagctccgggactcgtgccgcaaatggttgctggctgagggaagcgacgtggacCTGGTCGTCGATCGCATGGTGCTGGAGCAATTCATCACTCGGCTCCCGAAGAAGacggccgagtgggtccagtgccaccgccccacgtcgctggactcagCCATCCAACTGGCGGAGGATCATCTGGTGGCGTGCCAAGGGGGCGGCGAACCCCTTCcagctgcctctctctctccctctcttttgtccccctctctctctagacCTGTCCCTCTCCCTAGGTCTCGTCCGCCCGGCCCACCTCGTGTTCCGCCCCGAGGGCGGGGCGGAACGGGACAGGCACCTTCCTACGGAcccaggggggcgggactccCTGCTGCCGGGACGGAccccgctcctgcttctcccctctctccgcgTCATGTATTCAGCCCACTCTCTGCCACTGgggcggcgggcaggtctgggccggcctgttggcggtGCGGGGATCCGGATCATTTTGTGGATAAATGTCCGGTTATGGAGGTCGGGACGGTGATCCGGGTCCCAGACGAACCTCAGGCCGCCCCTGGTCAGGCTGgcgggtaccaaatacct actgacgcgtcggacagggggctgggtgctgtcctgtcccaggagatagagggtgaggagcggccggtactgtacattagccgtaagCTCTCGAAGAGAGAAGCTAAGTACAGTACCGTAGAAAAAGAGTGTTTGGCAatcaggtgggccgtcctcaccctccgctattatctcctgggacgggaattcactctctgttcggaccacgctcccctgcagtggctccaccgcatgaaggataccaacgcgcggatcactcgttggtatctggctttacagccttttaagttcaaggtggtccCTTGTTcaagtgaagcccttgtggatggtgtaaaccaaacttggagagaagcccttgtggatagcgtatgccgaacctggagtgaagccctttgtggattgtttattttcgttgttgtgcgttgcacagtccttctgttgacattcaataaagactcagtcagcagttgtttgtcgtccctgaccacttccttccccactacgaacttaaATCTACTACAAGGAGACAGAAGTAGAAGGGAAGGTTTTTTTGCCAAGTGA
- the f11r.2 gene encoding F11 receptor, tandem duplicate 2 isoform X4: protein MLTFVFVCLSISVTGLYASFTVSVSNPLITVKENEGVDLKCSYTADFGATPRVEWKFKDLKGSQFFIYFDSMLTAEYEGRITVYNGGLRFDKVTRADTGDYDCEVSGNGGYDEKTIKLTVLVPPSKPVSRIPSSVTTGSNVLLTCFDNVGSPPPTYKWYKDNTPLPDDPSKFPTIKNLTYKMNVFSGNLEFPSVSKLDIGSYFCEAGNGEGVTQRGDAVRMEVLDVDSSQVPAVRGTLSTETQNVPSKITMNHMLEKMLSL, encoded by the exons ATGTTGACTTTCGTCTTTGTGTGCCTCTCTATCTCTGTCACAG GCCTATATGCATCTTTTACGGTTAGCGTTAGTAATCCCTTAATAACAGTTAAAGAGAATGAGG gagtTGACTTGAAATGTTCCTACACCGCTGACTTTGGAGCAACACCCAGAGTAGAATGGAAGTTCAAGGATCTCAAGGGCTCTCAGTTTTTCATCTACTTTGATAGCATGCTAACTG CTGAATATGAAGGCCGTATCACTGTGTATAATGGAGGTCTGAGATTTGACAAGGTGACGCGAGCAGACACTGGAGACTATGACTGTGAGGTGTCTGGAAATGGTGGTTATGATGAGAAGACCATCAAACTCACTGTCCTTG TGCCTCCTTCCAAGCCCGTATCCAGAATTCCTTCTTCAGTCACAACAGGCAGTAATGTCCTTCTGACCTGCTTCGACAATGTTGGATCTCCCCCACCCACCTATAAGTGGTACAAAGACAACACTCCCCTCCCTGATGATCCCAGCAAGTTCCCCACAATTAAAAACCTTACCTACAAGATGAACGTTTTCAGTGGAAACCTG GAGTTCCCGAGTGTGTCTAAGCTGGATATCGGTTCATATTTCTGTGAGGCCGGTAATGGAGAAGGCGTCACTCAGCGGGGTGATGCAGTGCGGATGGAAGTCC TTGATGTAGACAGCAGCCAAGTGCCAGCCGTGAGGGGCACCTTGAGCACGGAGACACAGAATGTGCCGAGCAAGATCACCATGAACCACATGCTGGAAAAAAT GCTATCACTGTAA
- the f11r.2 gene encoding F11 receptor, tandem duplicate 2 isoform X3: MLTFVFVCLSISVTGLYASFTVSVSNPLITVKENEGVDLKCSYTADFGATPRVEWKFKDLKGSQFFIYFDSMLTAEYEGRITVYNGGLRFDKVTRADTGDYDCEVSGNGGYDEKTIKLTVLVPPSKPVSRIPSSVTTGSNVLLTCFDNVGSPPPTYKWYKDNTPLPDDPSKFPTIKNLTYKMNVFSGNLEFPSVSKLDIGSYFCEAGNGEGVTQRGDAVRMEVLDVDSSQVPAVRGTLSTETQNVPSKITMNHMLEKILSL; encoded by the exons ATGTTGACTTTCGTCTTTGTGTGCCTCTCTATCTCTGTCACAG GCCTATATGCATCTTTTACGGTTAGCGTTAGTAATCCCTTAATAACAGTTAAAGAGAATGAGG gagtTGACTTGAAATGTTCCTACACCGCTGACTTTGGAGCAACACCCAGAGTAGAATGGAAGTTCAAGGATCTCAAGGGCTCTCAGTTTTTCATCTACTTTGATAGCATGCTAACTG CTGAATATGAAGGCCGTATCACTGTGTATAATGGAGGTCTGAGATTTGACAAGGTGACGCGAGCAGACACTGGAGACTATGACTGTGAGGTGTCTGGAAATGGTGGTTATGATGAGAAGACCATCAAACTCACTGTCCTTG TGCCTCCTTCCAAGCCCGTATCCAGAATTCCTTCTTCAGTCACAACAGGCAGTAATGTCCTTCTGACCTGCTTCGACAATGTTGGATCTCCCCCACCCACCTATAAGTGGTACAAAGACAACACTCCCCTCCCTGATGATCCCAGCAAGTTCCCCACAATTAAAAACCTTACCTACAAGATGAACGTTTTCAGTGGAAACCTG GAGTTCCCGAGTGTGTCTAAGCTGGATATCGGTTCATATTTCTGTGAGGCCGGTAATGGAGAAGGCGTCACTCAGCGGGGTGATGCAGTGCGGATGGAAGTCC TTGATGTAGACAGCAGCCAAGTGCCAGCCGTGAGGGGCACCTTGAGCACGGAGACACAGAATGTGCCGAGCAAGATCACCATGAACCACATGCTGGAAAAAAT TTTATCATTGTAA
- the f11r.2 gene encoding F11 receptor, tandem duplicate 2 isoform X2, giving the protein MLTFVFVCLSISVTGVDLKCSYTADFGATPRVEWKFKDLKGSQFFIYFDSMLTAEYEGRITVYNGGLRFDKVTRADTGDYDCEVSGNGGYDEKTIKLTVLVPPSKPVSRIPSSVTTGSNVLLTCFDNVGSPPPTYKWYKDNTPLPDDPSKFPTIKNLTYKMNVFSGNLEFPSVSKLDIGSYFCEAGNGEGVTQRGDAVRMEVLDVDSSQVPAVRGTLSTETQNVPSKITMNHMLEKMYGVFMLQEVKLKLEIQKLELEITKLKLELQKHGHEV; this is encoded by the exons ATGTTGACTTTCGTCTTTGTGTGCCTCTCTATCTCTGTCACAG gagtTGACTTGAAATGTTCCTACACCGCTGACTTTGGAGCAACACCCAGAGTAGAATGGAAGTTCAAGGATCTCAAGGGCTCTCAGTTTTTCATCTACTTTGATAGCATGCTAACTG CTGAATATGAAGGCCGTATCACTGTGTATAATGGAGGTCTGAGATTTGACAAGGTGACGCGAGCAGACACTGGAGACTATGACTGTGAGGTGTCTGGAAATGGTGGTTATGATGAGAAGACCATCAAACTCACTGTCCTTG TGCCTCCTTCCAAGCCCGTATCCAGAATTCCTTCTTCAGTCACAACAGGCAGTAATGTCCTTCTGACCTGCTTCGACAATGTTGGATCTCCCCCACCCACCTATAAGTGGTACAAAGACAACACTCCCCTCCCTGATGATCCCAGCAAGTTCCCCACAATTAAAAACCTTACCTACAAGATGAACGTTTTCAGTGGAAACCTG GAGTTCCCGAGTGTGTCTAAGCTGGATATCGGTTCATATTTCTGTGAGGCCGGTAATGGAGAAGGCGTCACTCAGCGGGGTGATGCAGTGCGGATGGAAGTCC TTGATGTAGACAGCAGCCAAGTGCCAGCCGTGAGGGGCACCTTGAGCACGGAGACACAGAATGTGCCGAGCAAGATCACCATGAACCACATGCTGGAAAAAATGTATGGTGTATTCATGTTACAAGAGGTGAAACTAAAACTAGAGATACAAAAACTGGAATTAGAAATAACCAAGTTAAAACTGGAGCTGCAAAAACATGGACATGAAGTGTAG
- the f11r.2 gene encoding F11 receptor, tandem duplicate 2 isoform X1 encodes MLTFVFVCLSISVTGLYASFTVSVSNPLITVKENEGVDLKCSYTADFGATPRVEWKFKDLKGSQFFIYFDSMLTAEYEGRITVYNGGLRFDKVTRADTGDYDCEVSGNGGYDEKTIKLTVLVPPSKPVSRIPSSVTTGSNVLLTCFDNVGSPPPTYKWYKDNTPLPDDPSKFPTIKNLTYKMNVFSGNLEFPSVSKLDIGSYFCEAGNGEGVTQRGDAVRMEVLDVDSSQVPAVRGTLSTETQNVPSKITMNHMLEKMYGVFMLQEVKLKLEIQKLELEITKLKLELQKHGHEV; translated from the exons ATGTTGACTTTCGTCTTTGTGTGCCTCTCTATCTCTGTCACAG GCCTATATGCATCTTTTACGGTTAGCGTTAGTAATCCCTTAATAACAGTTAAAGAGAATGAGG gagtTGACTTGAAATGTTCCTACACCGCTGACTTTGGAGCAACACCCAGAGTAGAATGGAAGTTCAAGGATCTCAAGGGCTCTCAGTTTTTCATCTACTTTGATAGCATGCTAACTG CTGAATATGAAGGCCGTATCACTGTGTATAATGGAGGTCTGAGATTTGACAAGGTGACGCGAGCAGACACTGGAGACTATGACTGTGAGGTGTCTGGAAATGGTGGTTATGATGAGAAGACCATCAAACTCACTGTCCTTG TGCCTCCTTCCAAGCCCGTATCCAGAATTCCTTCTTCAGTCACAACAGGCAGTAATGTCCTTCTGACCTGCTTCGACAATGTTGGATCTCCCCCACCCACCTATAAGTGGTACAAAGACAACACTCCCCTCCCTGATGATCCCAGCAAGTTCCCCACAATTAAAAACCTTACCTACAAGATGAACGTTTTCAGTGGAAACCTG GAGTTCCCGAGTGTGTCTAAGCTGGATATCGGTTCATATTTCTGTGAGGCCGGTAATGGAGAAGGCGTCACTCAGCGGGGTGATGCAGTGCGGATGGAAGTCC TTGATGTAGACAGCAGCCAAGTGCCAGCCGTGAGGGGCACCTTGAGCACGGAGACACAGAATGTGCCGAGCAAGATCACCATGAACCACATGCTGGAAAAAATGTATGGTGTATTCATGTTACAAGAGGTGAAACTAAAACTAGAGATACAAAAACTGGAATTAGAAATAACCAAGTTAAAACTGGAGCTGCAAAAACATGGACATGAAGTGTAG
- the usf1l gene encoding upstream transcription factor 1, like isoform X2 → MREQKSHDPEDSPILQDGVDETAEDPLTITTIQPAAAFSTDQQIKYHLFKTEGTGGQVTYRVIHLADGQVEGQADGAAAVSVVTGFPTATQAATPPVTQSESLEGETSETQYYYPATISDTTAGTMVTNLHTADSVLSQPTPTGQLYVMMSPQDVLATTQQSKSGTQRVSRDDKRRAQHNEVERRRRDKINNWIVQLSKTIPDCNVDATKNGQSKGGILSKACDYIQELRQSNARLEEELNTVDRLRMDNQLLKQEMEEWKSKNQMIRNQLRQHGIVAASMDTQ, encoded by the exons ATGAG AGAGCAGAAAAGTCATGATCCTGAAGATTCTCCCATACTGCAGGATG GTGTTGATGAAACGGCAGAAGACCCACTGACTATCACAACCATCCAGCCAGCTGCCGCATTTTCCACAGATCAGCAAATTAAGTATCATCTTTTCAAAACGGAGGGAACTGGGGGGCAG GTAACCTACCGGGTAATCCACTTGGCTGATGGGCAGGTAGAAGGACAGGCGGATGGGGCTGCAGCAGTCAGTGTGGTGACTGGCTTTCCAACAGCAACACAGGCAGCAACACCACCTGTAACCCAG TCTGAGAGTCTAGAGGGAGAGACGTCTGAAACTCAATACTACTATCCTGCCACCATCTCTGACACAACTGCTGGTACCATGGTAACCAATCTCCACACAGCTGATTCGGTACTATCTCAGCCCACCCCTACAG GTCAACTCTATGTAATGATGTCACCTCAGGATGTTCTAGCTACAACACAGCAGAG TAAGTCAGGAACACAGCGCGTTTCCAGGGATGACAAACGGAGGGCTCAACACAATGAAG TGGAACGCAGACGAAGGGACAAGATCAACAATTGGATTGTCCAGCTTTCCAAAACCATCCCCGACTGCAATGTGGACGCAACCAAGAACGGTCAA AGTAAAGGTGGGATCTTGTCGAAGGCATGTGACTATATCCAGGAGCTGCGTCAGAGCAACGCAAGACTGGAGGAGGAGCTTAATACTGTGGATAGACTGAGGATGGACAAtcagcttctcaaacaagag atggAAGAGTGGAAATCAAAGAATCAGATGATCAGAAACCAGTTGAGACAGCATGGCATAGTGGCGGCATCAATGGACACTCAGTGA
- the usf1l gene encoding upstream transcription factor 1, like isoform X1 — protein MREQKSHDPEDSPILQDGVDETAEDPLTITTIQPAAAFSTDQQIKYHLFKTEGTGGQVTYRVIHLADGQVEGQADGAAAVSVVTGFPTATQAATPPVTQAVISQSESLEGETSETQYYYPATISDTTAGTMVTNLHTADSVLSQPTPTGQLYVMMSPQDVLATTQQSKSGTQRVSRDDKRRAQHNEVERRRRDKINNWIVQLSKTIPDCNVDATKNGQSKGGILSKACDYIQELRQSNARLEEELNTVDRLRMDNQLLKQEMEEWKSKNQMIRNQLRQHGIVAASMDTQ, from the exons ATGAG AGAGCAGAAAAGTCATGATCCTGAAGATTCTCCCATACTGCAGGATG GTGTTGATGAAACGGCAGAAGACCCACTGACTATCACAACCATCCAGCCAGCTGCCGCATTTTCCACAGATCAGCAAATTAAGTATCATCTTTTCAAAACGGAGGGAACTGGGGGGCAG GTAACCTACCGGGTAATCCACTTGGCTGATGGGCAGGTAGAAGGACAGGCGGATGGGGCTGCAGCAGTCAGTGTGGTGACTGGCTTTCCAACAGCAACACAGGCAGCAACACCACCTGTAACCCAG GCTGTAATTTCTCAGTCTGAGAGTCTAGAGGGAGAGACGTCTGAAACTCAATACTACTATCCTGCCACCATCTCTGACACAACTGCTGGTACCATGGTAACCAATCTCCACACAGCTGATTCGGTACTATCTCAGCCCACCCCTACAG GTCAACTCTATGTAATGATGTCACCTCAGGATGTTCTAGCTACAACACAGCAGAG TAAGTCAGGAACACAGCGCGTTTCCAGGGATGACAAACGGAGGGCTCAACACAATGAAG TGGAACGCAGACGAAGGGACAAGATCAACAATTGGATTGTCCAGCTTTCCAAAACCATCCCCGACTGCAATGTGGACGCAACCAAGAACGGTCAA AGTAAAGGTGGGATCTTGTCGAAGGCATGTGACTATATCCAGGAGCTGCGTCAGAGCAACGCAAGACTGGAGGAGGAGCTTAATACTGTGGATAGACTGAGGATGGACAAtcagcttctcaaacaagag atggAAGAGTGGAAATCAAAGAATCAGATGATCAGAAACCAGTTGAGACAGCATGGCATAGTGGCGGCATCAATGGACACTCAGTGA
- the thy1 gene encoding thy-1 membrane glycoprotein — translation MQMCTVVMMMCYTAFATLFLLGVATGQTSLEISSCLTKEQNLEMYCKFTPASGSSLQKTCYYMTENMLIASTNSSSIPDNSFKNRANISIVDNTCKLSLNGLPADKPKNYTCFIKQTASPVSVSATVDKSKLQKCSAWCVVQHSGAALLLAILTFPLLSELL, via the exons ATGCAGATGTGTACTGTGGTCATGATGATGTGCTATACTGCATTTGCCACTTTGTTCCTGTTGG GTGTTGCCACTGGCCAGACTTCCCTTGAGATTTCTTCCTGCTTGACTAAGGAGCAAAACCTGGAGATGTACTGCAAGTTCACTCCAGCTTCAGGCTCCAGCCTCCAGAAGACTTGCTACTACATGACGGAGAATATGTTGATTGCCAgtaccaacagcagcagcatcccAGACAACTCCTTCAAGAACCGTGCCAATATCTCCATTGTCGACAACACATGCAAGCTGTCATTGAACGGTTTGCCGGCAGACAAACCCAAAAACTACACTTGTTTCATCAAACAGACTGCCTCACCAGTGTCAGTCTCTGCAACTGTGGACAAGA GTAAGCTTCAGAAATGTTCTGCCTGGTGTGTTGTGCAGCACAGTGGAGCAGCACTCCTGCTAGCTATCCTTACTTTCCCACTCTTGTCAGAGCTTCTTTGA